A single genomic interval of Spirochaetales bacterium harbors:
- the vorB gene encoding 3-methyl-2-oxobutanoate dehydrogenase subunit VorB produces the protein MARYFLKGNEAVVVGALVAGCESFYGYPITPASEIAHAASEYFPTLGRTFLQAESELASINMVYGAASTGQRTMTASSSPGISLMCEGISYMAGCELPCLVVDIMRAGPGLGNIGAEQSDYNQLTKGGGHGDYLTIVLAPNSVQEMIDFAILGFDLADKYRNPVVIAADGVIGQMMESVSFPEDYTPLYQDKPWALTGDKNSERRLHTSIYIENDELEAHNMRLQEKFSRMKAAEQRAEEYMTEDAELLLVGYGSVSRQLKAVVNNVRQRGVKAGLFRPVTISPFPAVRLEKCIRGKKRIVVAEMSSGQLHYDVKALVGNDIPISLIGKLGGNLIEEESILREVL, from the coding sequence ATGGCACGATATTTTTTAAAGGGAAACGAAGCCGTGGTTGTCGGGGCGCTTGTTGCCGGGTGTGAATCCTTTTACGGCTATCCGATCACCCCGGCAAGTGAAATAGCCCATGCGGCATCGGAATACTTTCCGACGCTCGGCAGAACCTTTCTTCAGGCGGAAAGCGAACTCGCTTCTATTAATATGGTATACGGCGCGGCATCGACCGGACAGCGAACCATGACCGCATCTTCCAGTCCGGGAATCAGTCTCATGTGCGAAGGGATATCGTATATGGCCGGGTGCGAGCTTCCCTGTCTCGTCGTCGATATAATGAGGGCGGGCCCGGGCCTGGGCAATATCGGAGCCGAACAATCGGACTACAATCAGCTGACAAAGGGGGGCGGGCACGGCGATTATCTCACGATCGTCCTCGCGCCCAATTCGGTACAGGAAATGATCGATTTCGCGATCCTGGGTTTCGATCTCGCGGACAAATACAGAAATCCGGTCGTCATCGCTGCAGACGGCGTTATCGGGCAGATGATGGAATCGGTGAGCTTCCCTGAAGACTACACACCCCTCTATCAGGATAAACCGTGGGCGCTCACCGGAGATAAAAATTCGGAACGAAGGCTTCACACATCGATTTATATCGAAAACGACGAACTCGAAGCCCATAACATGAGGCTTCAGGAAAAATTCAGCCGGATGAAAGCCGCCGAGCAGCGGGCGGAGGAATATATGACGGAAGATGCCGAACTTCTCCTTGTCGGTTACGGGAGCGTGTCCAGGCAATTAAAGGCGGTGGTCAACAATGTCAGGCAAAGGGGCGTCAAGGCCGGGCTTTTCAGACCCGTCACCATCAGCCCGTTCCCCGCGGTCCGGCTTGAAAAATGCATCCGTGGAAAGAAAAGGATCGTCGTCGCCGAAATGAGCAGCGGTCAGCTTCATTACGATGTGAAGGCCCTGGTGGGGAATGATATCCCCATCTCCCTGATCGGCAAGCTCGGGGGAAACCTCATCGAAGAGGAATCAATTTTGAGAGAAGTACTATGA
- a CDS encoding ferredoxin family protein has protein sequence MGQVVIKKQLCKGCGYCVEACPRHLLEQSGEINSNGYEYPAYKGDGCTGCGFCFYACPELDAIEVYPDP, from the coding sequence ATGGGACAGGTGGTGATAAAAAAACAGTTATGTAAAGGCTGCGGATACTGTGTCGAGGCTTGTCCGCGACACCTTCTCGAACAATCGGGAGAGATCAACTCCAACGGATACGAATATCCCGCGTACAAAGGGGACGGCTGTACGGGCTGCGGTTTCTGCTTTTATGCATGCCCGGAACTCGATGCGATCGAGGTCTACCCGGATCCGTGA